The DNA sequence CTACACCGAGACGACGAACAACGACTTCGGCCGCGGCCCCGGCGGCTTCAACCCGCAGTGGGAGTTCGGATACGGGCTCAGCTACACCACGTACGCCTACCGCGACCTGCGGCTCGGCTCCCCCTCCATCGGTCCGGCGGACTCGCTGGCGGTGCGCGTGACCGTGGCGAACACGGGGCAGCGCGCGGGGCGGGAAACGGTGCTCCTCTTCACCCGCCAGCACTTCGCCTCGGTGACGCCGTCCGTGCGCCGCCTGCGCGCGTTCCGCACGGTGGAGCTGCAGCCCGGCGAATCGCGCGAGCTGACGTTCACGATCGCGGCGGACGACCTGCGTTTCGTGGCGCGCGACGGGCGGCGGGTGCTGGAGCCGGGCGCGTTCGACGTGATGGTCGGCGGGCTCACCGGCACCTTTCACGTCACCGCCGGAGGAACGCGCTGATGAATGCGTCGCGCTACGAGAACATGACCTATCGCCGCGCCGGGCGCAGCGGGCTGCGTCTCCCGGCGGTCTCGCTTGGCCTGTGGCACAACTTCGGGAGCGTGGACCCGTTCGAGAGCGCCCGCGACATCGTGCTGCGCGCCTTCGACCTGGGCGTCACCCACTTCGACCTGGCGAACAACTACGGTCCGGTGCCGGGATCGGCGGAGGAGACGTTCGGGCGCATCCTGCGGCGCGACCTGGCCGGCCACCGCGACGAGCTCATCGTCAGCACCAAGGCGGGGTACCGGATGTGGCCCGGCCCGTACGGCGACGAAGGCTCGCGCAAGTACCTGCTCGCCAGCCTGGACCAGAGCCTGGCCCGGCTGGGGATGGACTACGTGGACGTGTTCTACCACCACCGACCAGACCCGCAGACGCCGCTGGAGGAAACGATGGGCGCGCTGGAGCAGGCGGTGCGGTCGGGAAAGGCGCTGTACGCCGGCGTCAGCAACTACCCGCCCGAGCTTACCCGCCAGGCC is a window from the Longimicrobium sp. genome containing:
- a CDS encoding aldo/keto reductase, which translates into the protein MNASRYENMTYRRAGRSGLRLPAVSLGLWHNFGSVDPFESARDIVLRAFDLGVTHFDLANNYGPVPGSAEETFGRILRRDLAGHRDELIVSTKAGYRMWPGPYGDEGSRKYLLASLDQSLARLGMDYVDVFYHHRPDPQTPLEETMGALEQAVRSGKALYAGVSNYPPELTRQAARILREMRVPFVLHQPKYSMLERTPEQGLFRVLEEEGVGCIVFSPLAQGLLTDRYLREIPADSRAAKPHGFLREEQVTEARRAQLRALDAIARARGQSLAQLAIAWVLRHPVVTSALMGASRVQQLEDNVAALDGLALGDDELRDIDRLLAPGQP